A stretch of Clostridia bacterium DNA encodes these proteins:
- a CDS encoding alcohol dehydrogenase catalytic domain-containing protein: MENYKIAVNTGVHEISIEEREIKEPIDHQVLVKVHSCAICTLEQRMYSGVIKRYPFAGGHEAAGTVVAVGDKVKNFKIGDKVAPRMLTSCGECYYCRNGHENKCVSAFIANIHEGLGGPGGFSEYMMLEAKSLYKLADDLDLKYAALTEPLACCIHSINNANIQLGEDVVVVGNGIMGSFHIQLAKLKGARVIACEVDEGRMAMAKRIGADIVIDSSKVDPVDKVKELTEGRGANVVFCTAAFTALASQSIDMAGNHGRVVMYSSFPNGSPIELDVNRSHSAETIITGAVNSNKSEFLAATRLLSNKLIDVSPFISEVVPFERIEYAFERAIDPSTYRILVEM, encoded by the coding sequence ATGGAAAATTACAAGATTGCTGTTAACACAGGTGTTCACGAAATAAGCATAGAAGAAAGAGAAATCAAGGAGCCAATCGATCATCAGGTACTAGTTAAAGTACACAGTTGTGCAATTTGTACCTTGGAACAAAGGATGTATAGCGGTGTTATCAAACGCTATCCCTTTGCCGGTGGACATGAAGCGGCCGGAACGGTTGTAGCCGTCGGTGACAAGGTCAAGAATTTCAAGATAGGCGACAAGGTAGCCCCAAGGATGCTGACTAGCTGTGGAGAATGCTATTATTGCCGAAACGGTCATGAAAACAAATGCGTTTCCGCCTTTATTGCCAACATCCACGAAGGACTTGGCGGACCGGGCGGATTCTCCGAATACATGATGCTTGAAGCAAAGTCACTCTACAAATTAGCAGATGACTTGGATCTAAAATATGCTGCACTCACGGAGCCCTTGGCCTGTTGCATTCACAGCATTAACAATGCAAATATTCAACTGGGAGAAGACGTTGTGGTTGTTGGTAACGGAATCATGGGTTCCTTCCACATTCAGCTTGCTAAACTCAAGGGTGCACGCGTGATTGCCTGCGAAGTGGATGAAGGTCGGATGGCTATGGCCAAGAGAATTGGTGCAGATATCGTGATTGACTCTTCGAAAGTTGACCCTGTTGACAAGGTAAAAGAACTGACGGAAGGTAGAGGAGCCAATGTCGTATTTTGTACGGCAGCATTTACCGCACTTGCCTCTCAAAGTATCGATATGGCAGGAAACCATGGACGCGTAGTCATGTATTCCTCCTTCCCCAATGGAAGCCCAATCGAACTGGATGTAAACCGCTCACATTCTGCTGAAACCATCATCACTGGTGCGGTGAACTCCAATAAGAGCGAATTTCTGGCAGCCACGAGATTGCTTTCGAACAAGTTGATTGATGTATCTCCCTTTATATCGGAGGTCGTGCCTTTCGAAAGAATAGAGTATGCTTTTGAACGTGCCATCGATCCTAGCACCTATCGTATTTTGGTTGAAATGTAG